A window from Pagrus major chromosome 4, Pma_NU_1.0 encodes these proteins:
- the LOC140994813 gene encoding uncharacterized protein, whose protein sequence is MSPLTPEDHELSCLRSELRSIATLLDDVLQRQSSLLARVEALQQDGPSPANAVHRTSDAPSSSWATVVRKGRPVSLPLFSPDMEECDDDPIPLSNFFTPLEKLAELPATCSRTAPEQSVLPNSRHRKRRIPPTSPLMSQGKRPRCSSPSSVSFSEIWPPLPAPQPSFPRPNVGPIPSTLNDDVICAGDSNPSSTVPDPPGISHLSLSSKLSVYDNGCKNQPPEILIIGDSIIRNVHLPGSITYCLSGGITTDFIELIPVLIDLHPSVHTVLLHTGTNDVMSRRSCKLYHDLESLIHTVESLGKRCVLSGPIPTLLKSSERFSRLFSLHTWMQNFTTATADHLPDKLESLSNTSMSVNNLTDGLNSALSETLESFAPLRTSRGTRTKSAPWFSDLTRSLKRACRKLEDRWRTCKSESSRLAWTLSFKHYKHALSAARSSYFSNLIETNKNNHRVLFNTVARLTHSSPVLSSPFTANDFLVFFTDKISQLRNNIISQQLSSTVSSQCSVSWSTSSLSQFKPISAETLASMVAASKPTTCSLDPIPSDLLKELLPILNAPIRAILNTSLSEGCVPLTYKSAIIKPLLKKPNSDPLVLANYRPVSTLPFLSKILERIVADQLTVHLSTNNLFDNFQSGFRSCHSTETALTRVVNDLLVTADSGSASILLILDLSSAFDTVDHCVLLHRLEHYVGIHGLALSWFQSYLSSRTQCVSFNNSLSECSTVTAGVPQGSVLGPLLFCIYMLPLGRIIAEYGIQFHFYADDTQLYIPLHPNDPSQIQNLETCVSQIKIWMSQNFLMLNTAKTDLLVIKPNNCKYFSDSLCLNIDGCSISESTHIRNLGVIFDPTLTFQTHIKEITRTAFFHLRNIAKIRPALSRRSAEVVLHALVSSRLDYCNVLFSGLPICTTRSLQLVQNSAARLLTKTSRFCHITPVLASLHWLPIQARADFKVLLLTYKALNGLAPSYLTELLSPYIPPRPLRSLSSNLLVIPPINKKSAGGRAFAYRAPFLWNGLPLGIKEATSTAIFKSRLKTHLFTQYFGLN, encoded by the exons ATGTCCCCACTCACCCCGGAGGATCATGAGCTGTCCTGCTTGAGGTCAGAGCTACGCTCCATTGCGACCCTCCTGGACGATGTCCTCCAGCGCCAATCCTCGCTCCTCGCCCGGGTGGAAGCGCTGCAGCAGGATGGTCCCAGCCCGGCCAACGCTGTCCACCGCACATCGGatgctccctcttcctcctgggCGACCGTTGTTAGGAAGGGGAGACCGGTCTCTCTCCCCTTGTTTTCCCCTGACATGGAAGAATGTGACGACGATCCCATCCCGTTGTCCAACTTCTTCACCCCACTGGAGAAGTTAGCTGAGCTACCGGCTACATGCTCACGCACTGCTCCGGAGCAATCAGTCCTGCCAAACTCCCGACACAGGAAGCGTCGCATCCCTCCAACTAGCCCACTGATGTCCCAGGGTAAACGTCCAAGGTGTTCATCCCCTTCATCGGTATCCTTCTCAGAAATCTGGCCTCCTCTCCCTGCCCCGCAGCCATCGTTTCCACGGCCTAACGTGGGTCCGATCCCCTCGACGCTCAATGATGACGTCATCTGCGCAGGTGACTCTAATCCCTCTTCTACTGTTCCGGATCCCCCTGGCAtctcccatctgtctctgtcctctaaATTGTCGGTCTATGACAATGGCTGCAAGAATCAACCTCCTGAAATCCTCATAATTGGTGATTCTATCATCAGAAATGTGCACCTCCCAGGCTCCATCACTTACTGTCTCTCCGGTGGGATTACTACTGACTTTATAGAACTGATACCTGTCCTCATTGATCTCCATCCgtctgttcacactgttctGTTGCACACCGGCACAAATGACGTCATGTCCAGACGCTCCTGCAAACTTTACCATGATCTTGAGTCACTGATTCACACTGTTGAAAGCCTCGGGAAAAGGTGTGTTCTCTCTGGCCCTATTCCCACCCTGCTCAAAAGCTCAGAGCGTTTTAGTCGACTTTTCAGTCTGCACACGTGGATGCAGAACTTCACCACTGCAACAG CTGATCATTTGCCCGATAAACTGGAGTCACTTTCCAACACGTCCATGTCTGTCAACAACCTCACAGATGGCCTAAACAGTGCACTGTCAGAAACGCTTGAGTCCTTTGCTCCTCTCAGAACTAGTAGAGGCACTCGAACTAAATCTGCACCTTGGTTCTCCGACCTCACTCGCTCTTTAAAACGGGCTTGTCGTAAACTTGAAGACAGATGGCGCACCTGTAAATCAGAGTCCTCTCGCCTCGCCTGGACTCTTAgctttaaacattataaacatgcactttctgctgccagatCTTCTTATTTCTCCAATTTGATCGAAACTAATAAGAACAATCATCGGGTCCTGTTTAATACTGTGGCCAGGCTTACACACTCTTCACCGGTTCTGAGCTCTCCTTTCACAGCTAATGATTTTCTAgtttttttcactgacaaaatctCCCAATTAAGGAACAATATCATTAGCCAGCAGCTCTCTAGCACCGTGTCCAGCCAGTGCTCTGTGTCCTGGTCCACGAGCTCACTCTCTCAGTTCAAACCCATTTCTGCTGAGACCTTGGCCTCAATGGTTGCCGCCTCAAAGCCAACAACGTGTTCACTAGATCCCATCCCTTCTGACCTCCTTAAGGAACTCCTTCCTATTCTGAATGCCCCTATACGTGCCATCTTGAACACTTCCCTCTCTGAGGGGTGTGTCCCCTTAACCTATAAATCTGCTATCATTAAACCACTCCTCAAGAAACCCAATAGCGATCCACTGGTTCTTGCCAATTATCGACCTGTCTCCACTCTCCCTTTCTTATCTAAAATACTTGAGAGAATTGTTGCTGATCAACTGACTGTCCACCTTTCTACCAATAATCTCTTTGACaattttcagtctggtttccgCTCCTGCCACTCTACTGAGACTGCCCTAACTAGAGTAGTCAATGACCTACTTGTCACTGCTGACTCTGGATCAGCCTCCATACTTTTAATTCTTGATTTAAGTTCGGCCTTCGATACCGTAGATCATTGTGTGCTTCTACACCGACTGGAGCATTACGTTGGTATTCACGGGCTGGCGCTCTCATGGTTCCAGTCCTACTTATCTAGTAGAACCCAATGTGTTAGTTTCAATAACTCTTTGTCAGAATGTTCTACAGTTACCGCTGGTGTGCCCCAGGGGTCTGTCCTGGGGCCTCTGCTGTTTTGCATTTACATGCTCCCTCTGGGTAGGATAATTGCCGAATATGGTATACAGTTCCatttctatgctgatgacacacagctataCATCCCACTACACCCTAATGACCcctctcaaatacaaaatctggaaacatgtgTAAGCCAAATCAAGATCTGGATGAGTCAAAACTTTCTCATGCTTAATACTGCTAAGACTGATTTGCTGGTGATTAAGCCTAATAACTGCAAGTACTTCTCTGACAGTCTTTGTCTTAATATTGATGGTTGTTCAATCTCTGAAAGCACGCACATTAGAAACCtaggtgttatttttgatcCGACCCTGACTTTCCAGACTCATATCAAGGAAATCACCAGGACGGCTTTCTTTCACCTGCGCAACATTGCCAAAATCCGCCCTGCTCTATCCCGGCGTAGCGCCGAGGTGGTTCTCCATGCCCTTGTGTCTTCCCGTttagattactgtaatgtccttttttctggcCTCCCCATCTGTACTACTAGGAGCCTTCAGCTTGTGCAAAATTCAGCCgccagacttttaacaaaaacaagtaggttctgtcacataactcctgtcctggcatcactacattggctgcccattcaggctagagccgattttaaagttcttcttttaacttataaggctttaaatggacttgcaccatcttatttaactgaactacTTTCTCCCTACATTCCGCCACGTCCTCTTCGTTCTCTTAGTTCAAATCTCCTTGTCATCCcaccaatcaataaaaagtcagctggtggCAGGGCCTTTGCCTACCGTGCTCCTTTTCTATGGAATGGCCTCCCACTAGGTATCAAAGAAGCTACATCCACTGCAATTTTTAAGTCCCGTcttaaaacacacctttttactcaatattttggtttaaactaa